In the genome of Fusarium poae strain DAOMC 252244 chromosome 1, whole genome shotgun sequence, the window CCGACATGGAAGAAGTATGAACTTACAGGAAAGCGGAACTTTTGGGAGTTTCACTTTTGGTACATACCTAAGACCTTGCCCCCTTACCAAGATGAGGTGCAGGTTCTCACTCCAGGTCTCGCTCCAGGGAGTTGGCGAGGCTAAAGTATAATACGGTTGTGTATCACAAACAGGCAAGGTAGAGAATGTAACCAATAATTGTCCAAAATCGAGTGTTATTGTGTCCATCTAGTATCCCATACAAAAGAGAAAGTGAAAATGATCAACTCCAAAGCAATGTCCCATCGTCTATTCATACTCCCATGCCATAAAAAGATTCATTCTCCACCATCCATCACCCCTTCAGTACCAAATGCCCTTAGAAGAAGTGCGGGTAGTCGATGTCGAGGAGGTCCAAAAAGTATCCCAAATAGTTCCAATCATCGAATAGAGGGTTCTTTACCAGATAGCAAATCCCAACGACAAGCAACAAGAGAATAGAAAGATCAAATATGAGCCACAAGAAGCTTATGCTCTTATGAGGCGAGCTTCTGCTATGGACTGCCTCTTGTTCCGTGGCAGCTGGGCCCTCGACAGTATCCTGTACTGCGTCGATGCGAGCGATGCGACATTTGAGCTCATCAATCTCGTCCTGTTGGTGGTGGATATAAGAGATCATCTCTTCATGTTGGGCATTTGTATTGTCGAGCTGCCACTGCTCGACGTTACGCCGGTCTTGGTTCTGGTTGGGGGTAGCCATGTTGGCTTTGTGAGTGGCGAAACGAAGGGGAGTGGCGGTTGGGTCAAAGAGACGCTCCTTTTGGGAGTCTTGGCCCTCTGGGATGTTGTGGTTCTTGGTTGAGTCTCCGTTGGCCATTTTGATGTTGTGGTTTGTAGTGTTTACTCTAGAGTTGTACTGAGATGAGAGTCTGGTTGAGAAGTGAAGAATTGTTGATTTAGTGAGAGAAGTCAATGGTGGTTTGAGGAACTGGATTGACGATTGAGATGGTATTTATGTTCTCATTGTAGCTATGATTGTATTGAATGCGATATGTCGCATCGCATGAAAGGACTTGCGGCTGCCTGAGACTACCTGCGTCGTCCCTTTGTTCTGAAGATATTCACAACTTGGCCAGGCCACCCTCAAAGGAGACCTGCAAGGAAATACGCAGATGCAGATTCTGGAGCAAGGCTTGCATTGTTTTGTGATACATCTCGTATAGATGGGCACCGCAGATCAGGCAGATGCTTGTTGAATATGCACGTCTCCATCAAAGAACAAAGGCTCCGAGAATGGGAAAGCAACTGAAGCTTTTCATGGAAGCGGTGAGTTATTGAATGAACTGCATATATGGCTGAGGGATCTCAAATTGTCTTTGAGTCCATTCAGTTGTGTTTGCTGGAGCTGCATGCTTCCATTCCCACTCGTATCCATCGGACGTCCCGTCTAGTAGGTAGtagaaaaaataacctcataagtcttaggttataaaaataaataaatctaagagctatagtctaaggagcataaagtagcccactaatttcatctcttctgctttcagcggccaattttttaataccctgaggcccgTTTAACAAGGCGATCACTCTCAAACCACACGAGCCTTGTGCTGATCTTTGATGCCCCCAATggctcttagagtaaccATGTCTTTATTGCTTGAAGTGAAGCTTCAAATGACTTCCCGTTCGACAACAGAATCGCTCTTAGGCAGGCGAGATATCAGGCCACACGCATCTTGCAGACGATTGCGAGTTACAGCGCAATACCAGGCTAAGGTCTTTGATATCCCCCATGGCTCTCAGAATAACCGAGTCTGTATTGCTTGAAACGCTTTAATGGTCACAAACCTGCGCCGCCTGATACGCCTCTCTACCAGGTCCATCATGAATCACATCAATCCACATAACCTCACTCACACGCCTCCTCACCTCATCCCAACCCTGCCTCCCTGCAAGACTCCGAATAGATTGCACAAGCCACTCCTCACTCCCCTCAAAAACAATCATCGACCCAACAAGCAAAAGCCAAAGCTTAACATTCGCGACAGCTTCTCCCTGCACAGGTATACCCTGTATCGCCTCTCGAAACTGAAGTTCAAAAGACTCCGACTTTAGTTTAGTCCCCTGCATCTGTAAAAACATGGTTGACTCGTATGCTAGAAGGCCGATGCGGAGCGCTTCTTGTAAAGGATCTGGGTCGGAGGAAAAGTCAAGCTGCAGTAATCTGTATTGGATCGAGAGCATGATTTCTTGAAAGGCTTCGGGTTTGAGCTTTTGAGCCCCCGGGGAGAGTTTGTTGGCTAGAGCGGAAAAGTCGCGGAGGTCTTTGAAGGCGTTTTGGAGGCGCCAGTCCCAGGTGTAGTACATGGTCATAAAGTTGAGGGATGGCTCTTGGATCTCGAAAGAGCATGCGACGGTTCCAAAGGCTTCGAGGAGGGGTTCCCATGTTGGTCTGCCATTGTAGATTTCGGGTTTGCAGCCGTTTCTTATGGACCATCCAAGATCGACGCTTCAATGGTCAGTAACTACCTATACAAAATCTTGGACTTGGGGACTCTAGACTCACCGACATAGCTTGATCTGAAGTTGACGGTTATGTGTGTATGCCTGCAAACCACCTCTCATTCTTACAATCCGCCGCAGCCCATTAGAATGCGCCTCAAAAGCATGTGCATCATCCATAGCATCAGCCATCGTAGCCAGGGATATAATAGTAGCAGTCGTAGTATCATCCATTTGCTTTTTGGGGTCTTCCAGTCTATCCTGCAATAACCTGATGGTATGTCGCAGCCTGTTCCTCGTCGAGGTAGAACACTCCCCACCCCAACCCTCATTGTGCTTTCCGCGACCTCGGGCCGCGATGAGGTCTTGATAGGCGCTGACCATGAAGCAGACACAGTGTAAGTAGGCTGGATCTTCTAGAAGCCATTGGAACCAGCATGCTTTTTGGAAATCCGAGTCGACGCACCATTCTGCTGGGTAAAGGGTTTCTTTTATGGTGGTTAGAACTGGGGAGTTAGTACAGAGTATCACTAGATGATTAGATATTCACTTACATCTCCAGACAAGATATTGAGATTTTTGGTCGAGTGGGGTAGCGAACGTAAAAAGTTCTAGATCGGGAGGAGGTTTGATCAGATGAGCGATGAGAGACGGAGACTGGATCCAAGCTCTGTCACCACGAGAGTGGGTATGTCCGACGGTCCATAAGGAGTCTTCAGTCAAGTTTGTGACGGCCAATGGGGCAGGACGATGAATTTCTTCAACATCGTCTTGTTTTGGTAGCACTGTCAAGGTCTTCTTGGTATTCTTTCCACGCATGACATGGCTACGGATGAACTTTCGAGACTCGGGCGCAGGTTTCCCAACGGGACCCGAAGACACAAACTCAAACTTTTTAGCTAAACGTTTTTAGTCAGGTACAAAGTGGTTCATTATTAATAACT includes:
- a CDS encoding hypothetical protein (TransMembrane:1 (i118-140o)), encoding MANGDSTKNHNIPEGQDSQKERLFDPTATPLRFATHKANMATPNQNQDRRNVEQWQLDNTNAQHEEMISYIHHQQDEIDELKCRIARIDAVQDTVEGPAATEQEAVHSRSSPHKSISFLWLIFDLSILLLLVVGICYLVKNPLFDDWNYLGYFLDLLDIDYPHFF